A region from the Lycium barbarum isolate Lr01 chromosome 8, ASM1917538v2, whole genome shotgun sequence genome encodes:
- the LOC132608054 gene encoding protein HYPER-SENSITIVITY-RELATED 4-like — protein MSSSSESNMAIAKTIIATIGSVAATAMVVRSIASEILPPEFQDYIAISVRNIFNKFSNQLTMMIDEYDGLEVNEVYEAAQIYLGSKISPTNTHRLKVSKPLKEKKFNVSMESNEEVVDFHNGQKYTWTWVCQQVGSRRSIYNPRDMNSTMRSEVRSFELTFHRKNKDIVLDSYLPHVINEAKLLKHENRTLKIHTVDHEMMHDLSEIWMPVNLDHPAKFETLAMDLEQKKKKILKDLDRFVERKEYYRKVGKAWKRGYLLYGPPGTGKSSLIAAMANYLNFDIYDLELTEITKNSDLRRVLLATANNSILVVEDIDCTIDLHDKLGNREADDDSPSKDKGGNKITLYGLLNFIDGLWSSCGDQRIIIFTTNHIEKLDPALLRPGRMDMHIHMAYCTPSGFKLLAANYLGGITQHKLFEEIEELIGRTAVTPAEVAEQLIKEDEVEVSLKGLIDFLNTKKEEQEETTTKEDDKIKEEKG, from the exons ATGTCTTCCTCGTCAGAATCAAACATGGCCATAGCCAAGACCATAATAGCCACTATTGGCTCTGTTGCTGCAACAGCCATGGTGGTCCGTTCAATAGCCAGTGAAATTCTCCCACCGGAATTCCAAGATTATATCGCCATCAGCGTAAGGAATATTTTCAACAAATTCTCAAATCAGCTAACTATGATGATTGACGAATATGATGGACTAGAGGTTAACGAAGTCTATGAAGCTGCCCAAATTTACTTAGGCTCCAAAATCTCCCCAACAAACACTCATCGCTTAAAAGTCAGCAAACCGCTCAAGGAGAAAAAATTCAACGTCAGCATGGAAAGCAATGAAGAAGTTGTTGACTTCCACAACGGTCAAAAGTACACGTGGACTTGGGTTTGTCAACAGGTAGGATCAAGAAGATCTATATATAATCCACGTGACATGAATTCCACCATGAGGTCCGAGGTTAGATCATTCGAGCTCACGTTTCATCGTAAAAACAAGGATATTGTCCTGGACTCTTACTTGCCCCACGTTATCAACGAGGCGAAATTGCTAAAACACGAAAACAGGACACTCAAGATACACACTGTGGATCATGAGATGATGCATGATCTAAGTGAAATATGGATGCCTGTGAATCTTGATCATCCTGCAAAATTCGAGACATTAGCAATGGActtagagcaaaaaaaaaaaaagattttgaagGATCTAGACAGATTTGTTGAGAGGAAAGAGTATTATAGGAAAGTAGGAAAAGCATGGAAAAGAGGCTATTTATTGTATGGTCCTCCAGGAACTGGGAAATCAAGTTTAATTGCAGCTATGGCTAATTACTTGAACTTTGATATATATGATTTGGAGTTAACAGAGATTACAAAGAATTCGGATTTGAGGCGGGTGCTGTTGGCTACTGCTAATAATTCCATTTTGGTGGTGGAGGACATTGATTGTACCATAGATTTGCATGATAAATTGGGCAACAGAGAGGCTGATGATGATTCTCCTTCAAAAGATAAGGGAGGAAACAAG ATAACATTGTATGGATTACTGAATTTCATTGATGGTTTATGGTCAAGCTGTGGAGATCAAAGAATTATAATTTTCACAACAAATCACATAGAAAAGCTCGACCCTGCATTGTTGCGACCAGGTCGCATGGACATGCACATTCATATGGCATATTGTACTCCTAGTGGCTTCAAGCTTCTTGCTGCTAACTACCTTGGTGGTATTACACAACATAAACTGTTTGAAGAAATTGAGGAATTGATCGGAAGGACAGCGGTGACACCGGCTGAGGTGGCGGAGCAGCTAATCAAGGAAGATGAAGTTGAGGTTTCACTTAAAGGTTTGATTGATTTTCTTAACACAAAGAAGGAAGAACAAGAAGAGACAACGACTAAGGAGGATGACAAAATAAAGGAGGAAAAAGGTTGA